A window from Mesorhizobium sp. WSM2240 encodes these proteins:
- the fabI gene encoding enoyl-ACP reductase FabI, translated as MAGGQGLMAGKRGLILGVANNRSIAWGIAKACADQGAELALTYQGDAFKKRVEPLATELGAHIVGHCDVTDAASVDAVFDNVAKLWGKLDFVVHAIAFSDKEELDGRYVETTRANFLRTMDISVYSFTDVAKRAEPLMTDGGSLLTLTYYGAEKVMPHYNVMGVAKAALEASVRYLAVDLGGKNIRVNAISAGPIKTLAASGIGDFRYILRWNEYNSPLKRTVTPEEVGDAGLYFLSDLSRAVTGEVHHVDSGYHVVGMKAVDAPDISTVKE; from the coding sequence ATGGCGGGTGGACAGGGCCTCATGGCCGGCAAGCGGGGCCTCATCCTCGGCGTGGCCAACAACCGGTCGATCGCCTGGGGCATAGCGAAGGCCTGCGCCGACCAGGGCGCCGAACTTGCGCTGACATACCAGGGCGACGCCTTTAAGAAGCGGGTCGAACCGCTGGCGACGGAACTCGGCGCCCATATCGTCGGCCATTGCGACGTGACTGACGCCGCGAGCGTCGACGCGGTGTTCGACAATGTTGCGAAGCTCTGGGGCAAGCTCGATTTCGTTGTTCACGCCATCGCCTTCTCCGACAAGGAGGAACTTGACGGGCGTTATGTCGAGACCACGCGCGCCAACTTCCTGCGCACCATGGACATCTCCGTCTATTCTTTCACCGACGTCGCCAAGCGCGCCGAGCCGCTGATGACCGACGGCGGCTCGCTTTTGACGCTGACCTACTACGGCGCCGAGAAGGTGATGCCGCATTACAACGTCATGGGCGTCGCCAAGGCGGCGCTGGAGGCGAGCGTGCGCTATCTTGCGGTCGATCTCGGCGGCAAGAATATCCGCGTCAATGCCATCTCGGCGGGCCCGATCAAGACGCTGGCCGCCTCGGGTATCGGCGACTTCCGCTATATCCTGCGCTGGAACGAATACAACTCGCCGCTCAAGCGCACGGTGACGCCGGAAGAGGTGGGCGATGCGGGCCTGTATTTCCTGTCCGACCTGTCGCGTGCGGTGACCGGCGAGGTGCACCATGTCGATTCCGGTTATCATGTCGTCGGCATGAAGGCCGTCGACGCGCCGGACATTTCCACCGTCAAGGAGTGA
- the pdxH gene encoding pyridoxamine 5'-phosphate oxidase produces MSQTELTSGDFTEAAEPFRLFAEWLDDAVKSEPNDPNGVALATVDEHGMPDVRMVLLKGFDEQGFVFYTNFESTKGREILSSMKAAMCFHWKSLRRQVRVRGPVEIVSDAEADAYYTTRPRGSRIGAWASKQSRPLESRFALEKAVAEYTARYAFGDIPRPPYWSGFRIKPQTIEFWHDRPFRLHDRIMFSRTDAGGWEKTRLYP; encoded by the coding sequence ATGAGCCAAACAGAGTTAACAAGCGGTGACTTTACCGAGGCCGCGGAGCCGTTCCGGCTCTTTGCAGAATGGCTCGACGATGCGGTGAAAAGCGAGCCGAACGACCCTAACGGCGTGGCGCTGGCGACCGTCGACGAGCACGGCATGCCGGACGTGCGGATGGTGCTGCTCAAGGGCTTCGACGAGCAGGGTTTTGTTTTCTACACCAATTTCGAAAGCACCAAGGGCCGCGAGATCCTATCCTCGATGAAGGCTGCGATGTGCTTCCACTGGAAGTCGCTGCGCCGCCAGGTGCGCGTGCGCGGGCCGGTCGAGATCGTCAGCGACGCCGAGGCCGACGCCTACTATACGACGCGGCCGCGCGGCAGCCGCATCGGCGCCTGGGCGTCGAAGCAGTCGCGCCCGCTCGAAAGCCGGTTCGCGCTGGAAAAGGCGGTCGCCGAATACACCGCCCGCTACGCCTTTGGCGACATCCCCCGCCCGCCCTACTGGTCGGGCTTTCGCATCAAGCCGCAGACCATCGAATTCTGGCACGACAGGCCCTTCCGCCTGCACGACCGCATCATGTTCAGCCGCACCGATGCCGGCGGATGGGAAAAGACGCGGCTTTATCCGTAG
- a CDS encoding crotonase/enoyl-CoA hydratase family protein: MSEHIILERQGAVQIIRMNRPDKKNAITRKMYADMASALAAGDADPAVRVHVFFGVPGAFSSGNDLADFMAVAMGDEGGTEVWDFLLALATTRKPVVSGVDGIAVGIGTTINLHCDLTFATPGTIFRTPFVDLGLVPEAGSSLLAPAVLGCQNAFALLGLGEGFSAERAKDAGLIYAVVDKERLEAETLAAAQAIAAKPPEALKIARDLMRGSREDVVARIKEEGAHFQDRLKSDEAKAAFVAFMERKKA; the protein is encoded by the coding sequence ATGAGCGAACATATCATCCTCGAGCGGCAAGGCGCCGTTCAGATTATCCGGATGAACCGTCCGGACAAGAAGAACGCCATCACGCGGAAAATGTATGCCGATATGGCGAGCGCACTTGCGGCGGGCGATGCCGATCCGGCGGTCCGGGTCCACGTCTTCTTCGGGGTTCCCGGCGCGTTTTCGTCGGGCAACGATTTGGCCGACTTCATGGCCGTTGCCATGGGCGATGAGGGCGGCACGGAAGTCTGGGATTTCCTGCTGGCGCTGGCCACCACACGAAAGCCGGTCGTTTCGGGCGTCGACGGCATCGCCGTGGGCATCGGCACGACGATCAACCTGCATTGCGACCTGACTTTTGCCACGCCGGGCACGATTTTCAGGACGCCCTTCGTCGATCTGGGCCTTGTGCCGGAGGCAGGATCGAGCCTGCTGGCGCCTGCGGTGCTCGGCTGCCAGAATGCATTTGCGCTGCTCGGTCTCGGCGAAGGATTTTCCGCCGAGCGGGCGAAGGATGCCGGCCTGATCTACGCCGTCGTGGACAAGGAAAGGCTGGAGGCGGAGACGCTTGCCGCGGCGCAAGCGATCGCCGCCAAGCCGCCCGAGGCGCTGAAGATCGCCCGCGACCTGATGCGCGGCTCGCGCGAGGACGTTGTCGCGCGCATCAAGGAAGAGGGGGCGCATTTCCAGGACCGGCTGAAGTCGGACGAGGCCAAGGCGGCTTTCGTGGCCTTCATGGAACGCAAGAAGGCGTGA
- a CDS encoding GH25 family lysozyme — MATPFAPAAPASEFSEPWKKSDRALVIDAYEYNSIDWQKLATDKRIAGFISKASDGLPPPYACSGNQTEIALCKALFKRHAVARELFHTRRTVARALGLEWGAYHLARPGNPVDQANNFIDFAEPGPDDLLALDIEENDPEKWMSLEDAEEFARHVHRRVGRFPILYTNGTTAQHIADNREKYPLLSRLPLWYARYKPEIGMHFPKGNWPTYTLWQFSAQANCNARQCPYRVPGTPLDIDVNVASMSVEELRQAWPFGGLLDVPVEMIASIPVPVPRQQALDGHVALSYAPVEQASAAVALASAFQVRGQHYPDRYETSGSWFQALAGYLASIRNSMVAWAGIGDSPPAGIDPIVTATVPEGQN, encoded by the coding sequence ATGGCGACGCCATTCGCGCCAGCTGCGCCCGCGTCTGAGTTTTCCGAGCCTTGGAAAAAGAGCGACCGGGCGCTGGTGATCGACGCCTACGAATACAATTCGATCGACTGGCAGAAACTCGCAACCGACAAACGCATCGCCGGCTTCATCAGCAAGGCCTCCGACGGCCTGCCGCCGCCCTATGCCTGCTCCGGTAACCAGACGGAAATCGCGCTCTGCAAGGCATTGTTCAAGCGCCATGCGGTGGCACGCGAACTGTTCCACACCCGCCGGACCGTCGCCCGCGCACTCGGGCTCGAATGGGGCGCCTATCATCTTGCCCGGCCGGGCAACCCGGTCGACCAGGCCAACAATTTCATCGACTTCGCCGAACCCGGCCCGGACGATCTGCTGGCGCTCGATATCGAGGAAAACGACCCGGAAAAATGGATGTCGCTGGAGGACGCGGAGGAATTCGCGCGCCACGTCCATCGCCGCGTCGGCCGCTTCCCAATCCTCTACACCAACGGCACGACGGCGCAGCACATCGCCGACAACCGTGAAAAGTACCCGCTGCTGTCGCGGCTGCCGCTCTGGTATGCCCGCTACAAGCCTGAAATCGGCATGCATTTCCCGAAGGGCAACTGGCCGACCTACACGCTCTGGCAGTTCTCCGCGCAGGCAAACTGCAATGCGCGCCAGTGCCCCTATCGCGTTCCTGGAACGCCGCTCGACATCGACGTCAACGTCGCCTCGATGAGTGTGGAGGAACTGCGCCAAGCCTGGCCGTTCGGCGGTCTGCTCGACGTTCCCGTCGAGATGATCGCCAGCATTCCCGTGCCAGTCCCCCGGCAGCAAGCGCTTGACGGCCATGTCGCGCTGTCCTACGCGCCTGTCGAGCAGGCAAGCGCCGCCGTTGCGCTGGCCTCAGCATTCCAGGTGCGCGGCCAGCACTATCCCGATAGATACGAAACGAGCGGCTCGTGGTTTCAGGCGCTCGCCGGCTATTTAGCGTCGATCAGGAACAGCATGGTCGCATGGGCGGGCATCGGAGACTCACCACCGGCCGGGATCGACCCGATCGTCACCGCCACGGTTCCGGAAGGGCAGAACTAG
- a CDS encoding LysE family translocator, whose translation MPELATYLAPRGGACLSVVRAGPDMLLVMSRGVGQGWRVALSTALGCVAAGVIQIPLLALGIASLVASSPVAYEILRWAGAGYLIYLGIGLLLPRRNAAGVESMVGTTPDVTWSAAFRQGMVCNLTNPTVLTFMLAILPQFVDPSSGPAGVQLLVFGATMKGTGLLTLGSVALASGAVGGWLSRHSGLLLWQERFAGVVMIALGLRLLFAGEARPALR comes from the coding sequence ATGCCGGAACTCGCCACCTATCTCGCTCCTCGGGGCGGTGCTTGCCTATCAGTTGTCCGGGCCGGGCCCGACATGCTGCTCGTCATGAGCCGCGGCGTCGGACAGGGGTGGCGCGTGGCGCTTTCGACAGCGCTCGGCTGCGTCGCGGCCGGAGTGATCCAGATTCCGCTGCTCGCGCTCGGCATTGCCTCCCTTGTCGCTTCGTCGCCCGTCGCCTACGAGATCCTGCGCTGGGCGGGGGCCGGCTACCTGATCTATCTCGGGATAGGCCTCTTGCTTCCGCGCCGGAATGCGGCAGGCGTGGAGAGCATGGTGGGCACGACGCCCGACGTGACATGGAGCGCGGCATTCCGGCAGGGCATGGTCTGTAATCTGACCAACCCCACCGTGCTGACTTTCATGCTGGCCATCCTGCCGCAGTTCGTAGATCCCTCGTCGGGTCCGGCTGGAGTGCAACTGCTGGTATTTGGAGCCACGATGAAGGGCACGGGCCTGCTGACCCTCGGATCGGTGGCTCTGGCCTCGGGTGCGGTAGGCGGTTGGCTCTCGCGCCACAGCGGGTTGCTACTATGGCAGGAGCGTTTCGCGGGCGTCGTGATGATCGCTCTCGGCCTGCGTCTTCTTTTCGCCGGAGAGGCGCGTCCGGCATTGCGCTGA
- a CDS encoding adenylate/guanylate cyclase domain-containing protein yields MTSTTRRKLTTIFSADVQGYSRLMAADEEGTLATLKRYRDAMARLIEAHSGRVVNTWGDGVIAEFPSVVESVRAAIDVQNELAEYNAGRSADERMLFRIGINLGDVIVEGDDIYGDGVNIAARLQASAPPGGIVISNTVYDQVRNKMTVGFEFLGQLSVKNIEEAVPSYAVRIGNTPVTSPEPKEPRTEWGRQPAPSAPQARGSVAPNLARSPAISRKMAIIGFVAAIPLVVNLLSWEGEFWARWPLFGFAMLAGLIWARTNRLIDPILAILGVAGLGVIAVNLLSWSGEFWAAWPLLGISIAAGIRWITGPGRRRQAR; encoded by the coding sequence GTGACGTCCACGACGCGCCGCAAGCTGACGACGATCTTTTCGGCGGACGTCCAAGGCTATTCACGGCTGATGGCTGCCGATGAGGAAGGCACCCTTGCTACCCTCAAGCGCTATCGCGACGCCATGGCGCGGCTGATCGAGGCCCATTCCGGCCGCGTCGTCAACACCTGGGGCGACGGCGTGATCGCCGAATTCCCGAGCGTGGTGGAATCGGTGCGCGCCGCGATCGATGTCCAGAACGAACTGGCCGAATACAATGCCGGCCGCTCAGCCGACGAGCGTATGCTGTTTCGCATCGGCATCAATCTCGGCGACGTTATCGTCGAAGGCGACGACATCTATGGTGACGGCGTCAACATCGCCGCGCGCCTGCAGGCGTCTGCTCCGCCGGGCGGTATCGTGATCTCAAACACGGTCTATGATCAGGTCCGCAACAAGATGACGGTGGGCTTCGAGTTCCTGGGTCAGCTTTCCGTGAAGAATATCGAAGAGGCGGTGCCAAGCTATGCCGTCAGGATCGGCAACACTCCCGTGACAAGCCCGGAGCCGAAGGAGCCCCGGACCGAATGGGGACGGCAGCCGGCCCCGTCCGCACCGCAGGCGCGTGGTTCCGTCGCCCCGAATCTCGCCCGAAGCCCTGCAATCAGCCGGAAAATGGCGATTATCGGCTTCGTCGCTGCCATCCCGCTGGTCGTCAATCTGCTTTCATGGGAAGGCGAGTTCTGGGCGCGGTGGCCACTCTTCGGCTTCGCGATGCTGGCCGGACTGATCTGGGCGCGGACCAACAGGCTGATCGATCCTATTCTTGCAATACTCGGCGTCGCCGGGCTGGGCGTGATTGCGGTCAATCTCCTGTCCTGGAGCGGCGAATTCTGGGCCGCCTGGCCGTTGCTAGGCATATCGATTGCTGCGGGGATTCGTTGGATTACCGGTCCGGGGCGCAGACGGCAGGCACGGTGA
- a CDS encoding RT0821/Lpp0805 family surface protein yields MSRAAQASEGGFLHSLRRQGLNVALLAAMLPLCACASGGFSLEKAEIDQTILTGNVSQRGVPIADPERLSDEATIRNAVSSADMELGGVPLPWANVGTGSRGTITALAEHNDRGPLCRHFTTSRESFDGVSLYRGEVCMVAPGAWRMESFKAL; encoded by the coding sequence TTGTCGCGCGCCGCGCAAGCGTCTGAAGGCGGTTTCCTGCATTCGCTGCGGCGGCAAGGGCTCAATGTGGCGCTTTTGGCGGCGATGCTGCCGCTCTGCGCCTGCGCGTCGGGTGGCTTCAGCCTCGAAAAGGCCGAGATCGACCAGACCATCCTGACCGGCAATGTGTCGCAAAGGGGAGTGCCCATAGCAGATCCGGAGCGCCTGTCGGACGAAGCGACTATCCGCAATGCCGTGTCGTCGGCCGACATGGAATTGGGCGGCGTGCCGCTGCCCTGGGCAAATGTCGGCACCGGCTCGCGCGGCACGATCACTGCACTGGCCGAGCATAATGACAGGGGCCCGCTCTGCCGGCACTTCACCACCTCGCGCGAAAGTTTCGACGGCGTCAGCCTCTACCGGGGAGAGGTCTGCATGGTCGCGCCGGGGGCGTGGCGGATGGAATCGTTCAAAGCCTTGTAA
- a CDS encoding DnaJ C-terminal domain-containing protein produces MRDPYEVLGIAKNASAKDIKSAFRKLAKKHHPDQNPDPKSKDEFAAANQAYEILGDEKNRAAFDRGEIDATGKPRFQGFDGHPGRAGGGDPFAGFRRQQGPGGTRFEFRSSAPGGDPFAGADIFSELFGEAFSQRPGAGPGAGMGAGMRRQAGDLNATLDISIEEAATAAKVNAMFPDGRKLAVKLPRYVEDGQTIRLKGQGEQGPGEPGDALVKIRFRRHPRYRVEGRDLHADLPVSLEDAVLGAKVPVETPTGRLSVSVPAWSSSDKVLRLKGRGLPEKVGGNADLYAHVRIMLPERGDEELEALMRKRQ; encoded by the coding sequence ATGCGCGATCCATATGAAGTTTTGGGCATTGCGAAGAACGCATCGGCCAAGGACATAAAATCGGCGTTCCGGAAGCTCGCCAAGAAGCACCATCCGGACCAGAATCCCGATCCAAAATCAAAGGACGAGTTCGCCGCAGCGAACCAGGCCTACGAGATTCTCGGCGACGAGAAGAACCGCGCGGCGTTCGACCGCGGCGAGATCGACGCCACCGGCAAGCCGCGCTTCCAGGGTTTCGACGGCCATCCGGGTCGTGCGGGCGGAGGCGATCCGTTCGCGGGTTTCCGGCGGCAGCAGGGGCCTGGCGGCACGCGCTTCGAGTTCAGGTCCAGCGCGCCGGGCGGCGATCCATTCGCCGGCGCCGACATATTCTCGGAACTCTTCGGCGAGGCCTTTTCGCAGCGGCCGGGCGCCGGCCCCGGCGCTGGGATGGGCGCCGGCATGAGGCGGCAGGCGGGCGATCTCAACGCCACGCTCGACATATCGATCGAGGAGGCGGCGACCGCGGCCAAGGTCAATGCGATGTTCCCCGACGGGCGCAAGCTCGCGGTGAAGCTGCCGCGCTATGTCGAGGATGGCCAGACGATCCGACTCAAGGGGCAGGGCGAGCAGGGTCCGGGCGAGCCGGGCGATGCGCTCGTGAAGATCCGCTTCCGCCGCCATCCGCGCTACCGCGTCGAGGGCCGCGACCTGCATGCCGATCTGCCGGTTTCGCTGGAGGATGCGGTGCTCGGCGCAAAAGTGCCGGTCGAGACGCCGACTGGCCGTCTGTCGGTCAGCGTGCCGGCCTGGTCGAGTTCGGACAAGGTTCTGCGGTTGAAGGGCCGCGGCTTGCCGGAAAAGGTCGGCGGCAATGCCGACCTTTATGCGCATGTCCGGATCATGCTGCCGGAGCGCGGCGATGAGGAACTGGAAGCGCTGATGAGGAAGCGGCAGTAA
- a CDS encoding histidine phosphatase family protein gives MFPLVYFVRHGQTDWNKEGRLQGQADTDITELGRRQADRNGRKLAELIGRAEGFDFVASPMRRTCETMERVRAAMGLPPDDYRTDARLVEVHFGDWQGHTFVELESRQPGSTMARSRDKWNFVPPGAKGESYQILLERVRPWFEALERPTVCVAHGGIIRTVFRMVEDTPERQAARLDVPQDRVLRLSDGRLDWL, from the coding sequence ATGTTCCCGCTTGTCTATTTCGTGCGCCACGGCCAGACGGACTGGAACAAGGAGGGGCGGCTGCAGGGTCAGGCCGACACCGACATTACCGAGCTCGGCCGCCGGCAGGCCGACCGCAACGGCCGCAAGCTCGCCGAGCTGATCGGTAGGGCGGAAGGCTTCGACTTCGTCGCCAGTCCCATGCGCCGCACCTGCGAGACGATGGAGCGCGTTCGCGCCGCGATGGGGCTTCCGCCCGACGACTACCGCACCGATGCGCGGTTGGTTGAAGTGCATTTCGGCGACTGGCAGGGGCACACATTCGTCGAGCTCGAATCGCGGCAGCCCGGATCGACCATGGCTAGGTCCAGGGATAAATGGAACTTCGTGCCGCCCGGCGCGAAGGGCGAAAGCTATCAGATTCTGTTGGAGCGCGTGCGGCCGTGGTTCGAGGCGCTGGAGCGCCCGACGGTCTGCGTGGCGCATGGCGGGATCATACGCACGGTCTTCAGGATGGTCGAGGACACGCCGGAACGGCAAGCCGCGAGGCTCGACGTTCCCCAGGATCGGGTGCTCAGGCTGTCGGACGGACGTCTCGACTGGCTTTGA
- a CDS encoding acyl-CoA dehydrogenase gives MYRAPVEDIAFTLKHVAGLKAALDAGALGDLTEDLVDAILSEAGRFATEEIAPLAKIGDEQGAVLKDAAVTMPAGWKDLYKRWTEGGWNGLSAPEEYGGQALPMMLGVAALEMWNSGSMAFALGPTLTIGAVEAIEKHASDELKRTYLEKLVSGEWMGTMNLTEPQAGSDLAALRMRAEPTGDGSYRIFGQKIFITYGEHDFTDNIVHLVLARLPDAPAGTRGISLFLVPKFIPNEDGSLGRRNDVFCASIEHKLGIHGSPTCTMIYGDGFAEGITPGAVGWLIGEENRGLACMFTMMNNARLAIGIQGVAVAEAAFQKALAYANERRQGRAAGWSGEGMAPIVRHPDVQRNLLTMKTLTQAARAISYACAHATDMARNSQGEESAHWQDRANLLTPIAKAFSTDIGVDVASLGVQVHGGMGFIEETGAAALYRDVRIAPIYEGTNGIQAIDLVVRKLPLGGGEHVFGYIAELDEIANAIAVSNRSGFGRTALLLEQALDCLTNATRHLQQRLADGRTDDALAGATPYLRLFALTAAAAYLARGALADDGEERTVLCRFFAENLLGETRALKDRVTGGAESLAAAAKTLILG, from the coding sequence ATGTATCGAGCGCCGGTCGAAGACATCGCCTTCACGTTGAAGCACGTCGCGGGCTTGAAGGCCGCGCTGGATGCCGGCGCGCTCGGCGACCTCACCGAGGATCTAGTCGACGCGATCCTTTCCGAGGCGGGACGCTTCGCCACGGAAGAGATCGCACCGCTGGCCAAGATCGGCGACGAGCAAGGCGCGGTGCTGAAGGATGCAGCCGTCACGATGCCGGCCGGTTGGAAGGATCTTTACAAGCGCTGGACCGAGGGCGGCTGGAACGGCCTGTCGGCGCCGGAAGAATATGGCGGTCAGGCGCTGCCCATGATGCTCGGCGTTGCCGCGCTCGAAATGTGGAATTCCGGCTCTATGGCGTTTGCGCTCGGCCCGACGCTGACAATTGGCGCGGTCGAGGCGATCGAGAAGCACGCTTCCGACGAACTGAAGCGGACATATCTCGAAAAGCTGGTGTCGGGCGAGTGGATGGGCACCATGAACCTGACGGAGCCGCAGGCGGGCTCCGACCTCGCAGCGCTCCGCATGCGGGCCGAACCGACCGGCGACGGCTCCTACCGCATCTTCGGCCAGAAGATATTCATCACCTATGGCGAGCACGATTTCACCGACAACATCGTGCATCTGGTGCTGGCCCGGCTGCCTGATGCGCCGGCGGGCACCCGCGGCATTTCTCTGTTCCTGGTGCCGAAATTCATTCCAAACGAAGACGGCTCGCTCGGCCGGCGCAACGATGTGTTCTGCGCCAGCATCGAGCACAAGCTCGGCATCCACGGCTCGCCAACCTGCACCATGATCTATGGCGATGGTTTTGCCGAGGGCATTACGCCCGGCGCAGTCGGCTGGCTGATCGGCGAAGAGAATCGCGGCCTCGCCTGCATGTTCACCATGATGAACAATGCGCGGCTGGCGATCGGCATACAGGGCGTGGCGGTGGCCGAAGCCGCGTTCCAGAAAGCGCTCGCCTACGCCAATGAGCGGCGGCAGGGCAGGGCCGCCGGCTGGTCCGGCGAGGGCATGGCGCCGATCGTCCGCCACCCCGATGTGCAGCGAAATCTCCTCACCATGAAGACGCTGACGCAGGCGGCGCGCGCCATCTCCTATGCCTGCGCGCATGCAACTGACATGGCGCGAAACAGCCAGGGGGAGGAAAGCGCGCACTGGCAGGACCGCGCCAATCTGCTGACGCCGATCGCTAAGGCGTTTTCCACCGACATCGGCGTCGACGTGGCCTCGCTCGGCGTGCAGGTACACGGCGGCATGGGGTTCATCGAGGAAACCGGCGCGGCCGCACTCTACCGCGATGTCCGCATAGCGCCGATCTACGAGGGCACCAACGGCATCCAGGCAATTGATCTCGTGGTGCGCAAGCTGCCGCTCGGCGGCGGCGAGCATGTGTTCGGCTATATCGCCGAACTCGACGAAATCGCCAACGCGATCGCGGTATCCAATCGCAGCGGCTTCGGGCGAACCGCGCTCCTTCTCGAACAGGCGCTCGACTGCCTGACCAATGCGACGCGCCATCTCCAGCAGCGCCTTGCCGATGGAAGAACAGACGACGCGCTTGCCGGCGCCACGCCCTATCTCAGGCTGTTCGCGCTGACGGCGGCGGCGGCCTATCTGGCGCGCGGCGCGCTGGCAGATGATGGGGAGGAGCGTACGGTGCTCTGCCGGTTTTTCGCCGAAAACCTGCTCGGTGAGACGCGGGCGCTGAAGGACAGGGTGACCGGCGGCGCCGAAAGCCTGGCGGCCGCCGCAAAGACGCTGATCCTTGGCTGA
- a CDS encoding adenylate/guanylate cyclase domain-containing protein, with the protein MATEHIRRRLAAILAADVVGYSRLMERDETATHTTLTARWKEVLEPLVEQHQGRVFKRTGDGVFVEFGSAVNAVECAAALQGAMNAANDDMPKDRAIVLRVGVNLGDIMVDDSDLFGDGVNIAARLEMLADPGGVAISDGVYQHVHGRVGIDFVDGGLHEVKNIERPVHIWTWSPNGRANAVSEAVAETPPPLPGKPSIAVLPFDNMSGDPEQGYFADGITEDIITDLSKVSGLFVIARNSSFAYKGKAPDIRKVSRELGVRYVLEGSVRRAANRIRINAQMIDGTTGGHLWAERYDRGIEDIFAVQDEVTRTIVSALRVKLTPSEETRREGRAKVDPEAYDLLVRSRETMLQLSAQASREARGMLERVVAIDPHLAAAYARLSIIAFAEFVNQWNDATPENLTQAMDLARKAIEIDDTEAQAHISLALALAWMRRLDEAESHAERAVALDPNSADAYTSLGTVRDYQGKHEDAVALYTRAHRLDPQFDMSLHFLGRALLTLGRFDEAEIAFKRRLTLAPRSDMTRFYLACLYGRTGRHEEARRYWQETLDVNPSFSVGHLKQILPYRDPDTLDRLVAGLREAGISV; encoded by the coding sequence ATGGCCACTGAACATATTCGGCGCAGGCTTGCGGCGATTCTGGCAGCCGACGTGGTCGGCTACAGCCGGCTGATGGAGCGCGACGAGACGGCCACGCACACCACGCTCACCGCGCGGTGGAAGGAGGTTCTGGAGCCGCTCGTCGAGCAGCATCAGGGCCGCGTCTTCAAGCGGACCGGCGACGGCGTGTTCGTCGAGTTCGGCAGCGCGGTCAATGCGGTGGAATGCGCGGCTGCGTTGCAAGGCGCGATGAACGCGGCCAACGACGACATGCCGAAAGACCGGGCGATCGTTCTGCGCGTCGGGGTCAACCTCGGCGACATCATGGTCGACGACAGCGACCTTTTCGGCGACGGCGTCAATATCGCCGCGCGCCTCGAGATGCTGGCTGATCCCGGCGGCGTGGCGATATCGGACGGCGTCTACCAGCATGTGCACGGCCGCGTTGGCATCGATTTCGTCGATGGCGGGCTTCACGAGGTCAAGAACATCGAGCGCCCCGTGCACATTTGGACCTGGTCGCCGAACGGCCGCGCAAATGCTGTTTCCGAGGCTGTCGCCGAGACTCCGCCGCCGCTTCCCGGGAAGCCGTCGATCGCCGTGCTGCCGTTCGACAACATGTCGGGCGACCCGGAGCAGGGCTATTTCGCAGACGGCATCACCGAGGACATCATCACCGACCTGTCCAAAGTTTCGGGCCTGTTCGTGATCGCCCGCAATTCGTCCTTCGCCTACAAGGGCAAGGCGCCGGACATCCGCAAGGTGAGCCGCGAACTGGGTGTCCGTTACGTGCTGGAAGGCAGCGTGCGCAGGGCCGCCAATCGCATCCGGATTAACGCCCAGATGATCGACGGCACGACCGGCGGCCATCTTTGGGCCGAGCGCTACGACCGAGGCATCGAGGACATATTCGCGGTGCAGGACGAGGTTACCCGCACCATCGTCAGCGCGCTCAGGGTGAAGCTGACGCCCAGCGAGGAGACGCGGCGCGAGGGCCGCGCCAAGGTCGATCCCGAGGCGTACGACCTGCTCGTCCGCTCCCGTGAGACCATGCTGCAGCTCAGCGCCCAGGCGTCCAGGGAAGCGCGCGGCATGCTGGAGCGCGTCGTTGCCATCGATCCGCATCTGGCGGCCGCCTATGCCCGGCTTTCGATCATCGCTTTCGCCGAATTCGTCAACCAGTGGAATGATGCCACGCCGGAAAATCTCACACAGGCGATGGACCTGGCGAGGAAGGCGATCGAGATCGACGATACGGAGGCGCAGGCCCATATCTCGCTGGCCCTCGCCCTTGCCTGGATGCGGCGCCTGGACGAGGCGGAAAGCCACGCGGAGCGGGCGGTGGCGCTCGACCCGAACTCGGCCGACGCCTATACGTCGCTTGGCACCGTAAGGGATTATCAGGGAAAGCACGAAGACGCCGTGGCGCTTTATACACGGGCCCACCGGCTCGACCCGCAATTCGACATGTCGCTGCATTTCCTTGGGCGGGCGCTGTTGACGCTCGGGCGCTTCGACGAGGCGGAGATCGCTTTCAAGAGACGGCTGACGCTTGCCCCGCGCTCCGACATGACGCGTTTCTATCTCGCCTGCCTCTACGGCCGAACCGGCCGTCACGAGGAGGCGCGGCGCTATTGGCAGGAGACGCTGGACGTCAATCCGAGCTTTTCCGTCGGCCACCTGAAGCAGATCCTGCCCTACCGGGACCCGGATACGCTCGACCGGCTGGTGGCCGGACTCCGCGAGGCCGGGATTTCGGTCTGA